One Paroedura picta isolate Pp20150507F chromosome 16, Ppicta_v3.0, whole genome shotgun sequence genomic region harbors:
- the KDELR1 gene encoding ER lumen protein-retaining receptor 1 produces MNIFRFLGDISHLLAIIILLLKIWKTRSCAGISGKSQILFAIVFTTRYLDLFTNYISLYNTSMKVVYIACSYATVWMIYSKFKATYDGNHDTFRVEFLVIPTAVLAFLVNHDFTPLEILWTFSIYLESVAILPQLFMVSKTGEAETITSHYLFALGVYRALYLFNWIWRYQFEGFFDLIAIVAGLVQTVLYCDFFYLYITKVLKGKKLSLPA; encoded by the exons ATGAACATATTCCGCTTCCTAGGGGACATCTCGCATCTCCTAGCTATCATCATCTTGCTGTTGAAGATCTGGAAGACGCGATCATGCGCCG GGATTTCTGGAAAGAGCCAAATTCTCTTTGCCATTGTCTTCACCACTCGGTACCTAGATCTATTTACCAACTACATCTCCTTGTACAACACATCCATGAAG GTGGTTTACATTGCGTGCTCTTATGCCACTGTGTGGATGATCTATAGCAAGTTCAAAGCCACCTATGATGGCAACCACGACACTTTCCGCGTGGAGTTCCTGGTTATTCCCACCGCAGTGTTAGCCTTCCTAGTGAACCATGATTTCACTCCTCTAGAG ATTCTCTGGACGTTCTCCATTTACCTGGAGTCGGTGGCTATCCTGCCCCAACTCTTCATGGTCAGTAAGACGGGGGAGGCAGAGACCATCACCAGTCACTATCTCTTCGCCTTGGGCGTCTACCGTGCTCTCTATCTATTCAACTGGATCTGGCGCTATCAGTTTGAGGGCTTCTTTGACCTCATTGCCATTGTGGCTGGCTTGGTGCAAACTGTACTCTATTGCGATTTCTTCTACCTCTACATTACAAAAG tTCTAAAGGGCAAGAAGTTGAGTTTGCCAGCATAG
- the SYNGR4 gene encoding synaptogyrin-4 isoform X2: MRKAVSALQDFSDNDLVQFFLRPQIIIRTLAGVFSLTVFASLVNEGYQNLVTSSELHCVLNENDAACCYGITVGALSFFQSLLFLGFEIFDSTITSHKFKYAVLVLDVTFSIIWTGLWSVGFCFLAHQWNRSTHHYLLGGSAARASITFAFFSIPCWVYLACLALKNLWAEPPIPYKRSLDEGSVALTTLSSSTATSFPNNVGYPENVGAASYPPTPVPNRLTLMNTDA, encoded by the exons ATGAGGAAGGCAGTTTCAGCTTTGCAGGATTTCTCAGACAATGACCTGGTGCAATTCTTCTTAAGACCACAGATCATTATTAGAACATTAGCCGGG gttTTTTCTTTGACCGTATTTGCCTCTTTGGTGAATGAAGGGTACCAGAATCTGGTAACTTCCTCAGAACTGCACTGTGTGCTGAATGAAAATGATGCAGCGTGCTGCTACGGTATTACAGTGGGtgcactctccttcttccagAGCCTACTGTTTTTGGGTTTTGAGATCTTCGACTCTACTATCACGAGTCACAAGTTCAAGTATGCTGTTCTTGTCCTGGACGTCACCTTCTCCA TCATCTGGACAGGTCTGTGGTCTGTTGGGTTCTGTTTCCTAGCCCATCAGTGGAACCGGTCAACTCACCACTACCTGCTGGGAGGTAGTGCTGCCCGGGCTAGTATCACCTTTGCCTTCTTCTCCATTCCATGCTGG GTGTACCTGGCCTGCCTCGCTCTGAAAAACCTCTGGGCTGAGCCACCTATTCCCTACAAGCGGTCTTTGGATGAAGGATCTGTTGCCTTGACCACCCTTTCCTCTTCCACTGCCACTTCGTTTCCCAACAATGTGGGGTACCCTGAGAATGTGGGTGCTGCCTCTTACCCACCCACTCCTGTGCCCAACCGACTGACCTTAATGAATACTGATGCCTAG
- the SYNGR4 gene encoding synaptogyrin-4 isoform X3, which produces MHLSRSRLVLETEGIHRMRKAVSALQDFSDNDLVQFFLRPQIIIRTLAGSLLFLGFEIFDSTITSHKFKYAVLVLDVTFSIIWTGLWSVGFCFLAHQWNRSTHHYLLGGSAARASITFAFFSIPCWVYLACLALKNLWAEPPIPYKRSLDEGSVALTTLSSSTATSFPNNVGYPENVGAASYPPTPVPNRLTLMNTDA; this is translated from the exons ATG CATCTGTCAAGATCAAGGCTTGTTCTAGAGACAGAAGGCATCCACAGAATGAGGAAGGCAGTTTCAGCTTTGCAGGATTTCTCAGACAATGACCTGGTGCAATTCTTCTTAAGACCACAGATCATTATTAGAACATTAGCCGGG AGCCTACTGTTTTTGGGTTTTGAGATCTTCGACTCTACTATCACGAGTCACAAGTTCAAGTATGCTGTTCTTGTCCTGGACGTCACCTTCTCCA TCATCTGGACAGGTCTGTGGTCTGTTGGGTTCTGTTTCCTAGCCCATCAGTGGAACCGGTCAACTCACCACTACCTGCTGGGAGGTAGTGCTGCCCGGGCTAGTATCACCTTTGCCTTCTTCTCCATTCCATGCTGG GTGTACCTGGCCTGCCTCGCTCTGAAAAACCTCTGGGCTGAGCCACCTATTCCCTACAAGCGGTCTTTGGATGAAGGATCTGTTGCCTTGACCACCCTTTCCTCTTCCACTGCCACTTCGTTTCCCAACAATGTGGGGTACCCTGAGAATGTGGGTGCTGCCTCTTACCCACCCACTCCTGTGCCCAACCGACTGACCTTAATGAATACTGATGCCTAG
- the SYNGR4 gene encoding synaptogyrin-4 isoform X1 — protein sequence MHLSRSRLVLETEGIHRMRKAVSALQDFSDNDLVQFFLRPQIIIRTLAGVFSLTVFASLVNEGYQNLVTSSELHCVLNENDAACCYGITVGALSFFQSLLFLGFEIFDSTITSHKFKYAVLVLDVTFSIIWTGLWSVGFCFLAHQWNRSTHHYLLGGSAARASITFAFFSIPCWVYLACLALKNLWAEPPIPYKRSLDEGSVALTTLSSSTATSFPNNVGYPENVGAASYPPTPVPNRLTLMNTDA from the exons ATG CATCTGTCAAGATCAAGGCTTGTTCTAGAGACAGAAGGCATCCACAGAATGAGGAAGGCAGTTTCAGCTTTGCAGGATTTCTCAGACAATGACCTGGTGCAATTCTTCTTAAGACCACAGATCATTATTAGAACATTAGCCGGG gttTTTTCTTTGACCGTATTTGCCTCTTTGGTGAATGAAGGGTACCAGAATCTGGTAACTTCCTCAGAACTGCACTGTGTGCTGAATGAAAATGATGCAGCGTGCTGCTACGGTATTACAGTGGGtgcactctccttcttccagAGCCTACTGTTTTTGGGTTTTGAGATCTTCGACTCTACTATCACGAGTCACAAGTTCAAGTATGCTGTTCTTGTCCTGGACGTCACCTTCTCCA TCATCTGGACAGGTCTGTGGTCTGTTGGGTTCTGTTTCCTAGCCCATCAGTGGAACCGGTCAACTCACCACTACCTGCTGGGAGGTAGTGCTGCCCGGGCTAGTATCACCTTTGCCTTCTTCTCCATTCCATGCTGG GTGTACCTGGCCTGCCTCGCTCTGAAAAACCTCTGGGCTGAGCCACCTATTCCCTACAAGCGGTCTTTGGATGAAGGATCTGTTGCCTTGACCACCCTTTCCTCTTCCACTGCCACTTCGTTTCCCAACAATGTGGGGTACCCTGAGAATGTGGGTGCTGCCTCTTACCCACCCACTCCTGTGCCCAACCGACTGACCTTAATGAATACTGATGCCTAG